One Calditrichia bacterium DNA window includes the following coding sequences:
- a CDS encoding SDR family oxidoreductase → MSESRQHTAIAGFKNFEDIRVGDTAEFTHTITERDVQAFANLTGDHNPLHLDSAFAQESGFRQPVVYGMLSASFISTMIGMYIPGKGALWTGQSLQFLNPAYVGDVLTIRAEVAQKSPANRLLVLKIAIENQQGKALITGESTVKMLEIKMKKATPEDGTQTILITGGSRGIGAATAKLLAADGHRIVINYANAEDAASSLVREISDADGKAIAIRTDVSDSEQVSAMIREAESQFGAITAIVHCAASGSALLPFESLEWAHFQRQIDVQLKGAFNCIKAILPDMIAAKSGAIVLLGSIASDNVPPINQSDYVVAKASVSSFAKNLAAELGPKGIRVNTVAPGMTQTAMIAGLPEKARMLAKMQSPLRRLAEPEDIANAIRFLLSQQAQHITGETIRVSGGAVML, encoded by the coding sequence ATGAGCGAATCGCGGCAACATACCGCCATCGCGGGATTCAAAAATTTCGAAGATATTCGCGTCGGCGATACGGCGGAATTCACCCACACGATCACCGAACGCGACGTGCAGGCGTTCGCCAATCTCACCGGCGATCACAACCCGCTGCACCTCGACAGCGCATTTGCGCAGGAATCCGGTTTTCGCCAGCCGGTGGTTTACGGGATGCTCTCCGCGTCGTTCATTTCCACGATGATCGGCATGTATATTCCCGGCAAAGGCGCGCTGTGGACCGGACAATCGCTGCAATTTTTGAACCCCGCGTATGTCGGCGATGTGCTGACCATCCGCGCGGAAGTTGCGCAGAAATCGCCCGCGAACCGCCTGCTGGTGCTAAAAATCGCGATTGAAAATCAACAAGGAAAAGCGCTGATCACCGGCGAATCAACCGTGAAAATGCTGGAAATAAAAATGAAAAAAGCAACGCCGGAAGACGGCACACAAACCATTTTGATCACCGGCGGCAGCCGGGGAATCGGTGCGGCGACCGCAAAGCTGCTGGCTGCGGACGGACATCGCATTGTCATAAATTATGCAAATGCAGAAGATGCCGCAAGTTCGCTCGTCCGGGAAATTAGTGACGCTGACGGCAAAGCCATCGCTATTCGCACGGATGTTTCGGATTCGGAGCAGGTTTCCGCGATGATCCGCGAAGCCGAATCGCAGTTTGGCGCGATCACCGCGATTGTCCATTGCGCGGCATCCGGCAGCGCGCTGCTGCCGTTCGAATCGCTGGAATGGGCGCATTTCCAACGGCAAATCGATGTGCAATTGAAGGGCGCGTTCAACTGCATCAAAGCCATTTTGCCGGACATGATCGCCGCAAAAAGCGGCGCGATTGTGCTGCTCGGCTCCATCGCATCGGACAATGTGCCGCCCATAAACCAGAGTGATTATGTGGTTGCGAAGGCATCTGTTTCATCGTTTGCAAAAAATCTGGCAGCGGAACTGGGTCCAAAAGGCATTCGCGTAAACACGGTCGCACCGGGAATGACCCAAACCGCGATGATCGCCGGATTGCCGGAAAAAGCCCGGATGCTCGCCAAAATGCAATCGCCGCTGCGGCGACTGGCGGAACCGGAAGACATTGCCAATGCAATCCGGTTTTTGCTGAGCCAGCAGGCGCAACACATTACCGGCGAAACGATTCGCGTATCCGGCGGCGCAGTGATGCTGTAA
- a CDS encoding HAD-IIIC family phosphatase, whose translation MESVNTSQIGKRFAPDAGYTDYLAAANALKNDPAFAELKPLKVAILRNFTIDPLLPVLTCEIASTGQKPEFYVGNYDTIAGDVLNPDSQLYAFDPDFIILANWFDNISPAIAQRFLTLSGKEVAEITRQILAEFENYLQILAERTNATVLVNNFPLPQFTTLGILDGQSGRNHTNTILLLNLEVMEIVSRFSNAYLIDFMAISARIGSANVFDERYWHIAKAPLSRHALVPFGQEYGKFFRALSGKTRKCLVLDCDNTLWGGIVGEDGAENIRIGTTFPGSCFRDFQQEILNLQQRGVILTICSKNNEKDVLDVLHNHPEMRIREEHLATWQINWDDKVTNIRRIAADLNIGLDSLVFIDDSPYECELVRSQLPEVAVLQVPKEPSQMRNALSAAAFFDSLNFSGEDKQRTQMYRDQAQHNRLRTSANSLDEYLKNLEMVADIGLADGVSIPRIAQLTQKTNQFNLTTRRYAEGDIRRFAESADSDVFFLRLCDRISDLGIIGAAIVTYDNLTADIDTFLLSCRAIGRGAERALLAHIVENAWQKGAIRVRGRYIATAKNSQVANFYPDNGFTAIESANGETIWELTPDDQQPKSAFIKINKITQEREHAI comes from the coding sequence ATGGAATCAGTGAACACCTCCCAAATTGGGAAACGATTTGCACCGGATGCCGGTTACACCGATTATCTCGCGGCGGCGAACGCACTCAAAAATGATCCGGCTTTTGCGGAACTGAAACCGCTGAAAGTTGCCATTTTGCGGAATTTTACCATCGATCCGCTGCTGCCGGTGCTCACCTGCGAAATCGCTTCGACCGGACAGAAACCTGAATTTTACGTCGGAAATTACGATACTATCGCCGGCGATGTGCTCAATCCGGACAGCCAATTGTATGCATTTGACCCGGATTTTATCATTTTGGCAAACTGGTTTGACAATATTTCCCCGGCAATAGCACAGCGATTTTTGACGCTTTCCGGGAAAGAAGTTGCCGAAATTACCCGACAAATATTGGCTGAATTTGAAAATTATCTGCAAATTTTGGCGGAACGCACCAACGCGACCGTGCTGGTCAACAATTTTCCGCTGCCGCAATTTACGACGCTCGGCATTTTGGACGGGCAATCCGGGCGAAACCATACCAATACTATTTTACTGCTAAATCTGGAAGTAATGGAAATTGTCAGCCGGTTTTCCAACGCATATCTGATCGATTTCATGGCAATTTCAGCGAGAATCGGCAGCGCAAATGTTTTTGATGAGCGATACTGGCATATCGCCAAAGCACCGCTCAGCCGACACGCGCTGGTGCCGTTCGGGCAGGAATACGGCAAATTTTTCCGGGCGCTTTCCGGCAAAACCCGCAAATGTCTGGTGCTGGATTGTGACAATACTTTATGGGGCGGCATCGTTGGAGAGGATGGCGCAGAGAATATCCGCATCGGCACAACATTCCCCGGATCGTGCTTCCGCGATTTTCAGCAGGAAATCCTGAACCTGCAACAGCGCGGCGTGATTCTCACCATTTGCAGCAAAAACAACGAAAAAGATGTGCTCGATGTGCTGCACAATCACCCTGAAATGCGCATTCGCGAAGAACATCTGGCGACGTGGCAGATTAATTGGGACGACAAAGTAACCAACATCCGGCGCATTGCAGCAGATTTAAACATCGGGCTGGATAGCCTTGTTTTTATTGATGATAGCCCATACGAATGTGAACTGGTACGCAGTCAGTTGCCGGAAGTTGCGGTTCTGCAAGTGCCCAAAGAGCCGTCGCAGATGCGCAACGCGCTGAGTGCAGCGGCATTTTTTGATTCGCTAAATTTTTCCGGTGAGGATAAACAGCGTACCCAAATGTATCGCGACCAGGCGCAGCACAACCGACTGCGAACATCGGCGAATTCACTCGATGAATATTTGAAAAATCTGGAGATGGTTGCGGACATTGGGCTGGCGGATGGCGTGAGTATTCCGCGAATTGCCCAACTCACCCAAAAGACCAACCAGTTCAACCTGACCACCCGGCGTTACGCCGAAGGCGACATCCGCCGGTTCGCAGAAAGTGCGGACAGTGACGTATTTTTCCTGCGTCTGTGCGACCGCATATCAGATCTGGGCATCATCGGTGCGGCGATTGTCACTTATGACAATCTCACCGCCGATATCGATACTTTTTTACTGAGTTGTCGGGCAATCGGACGCGGAGCGGAGCGTGCGCTGCTGGCGCATATCGTCGAAAATGCCTGGCAAAAAGGGGCAATCCGCGTTCGCGGACGATACATCGCAACTGCGAAAAATAGCCAGGTTGCCAATTTTTATCCGGACAACGGGTTCACCGCCATCGAATCAGCCAACGGCGAAACAATTTGGGAGCTCACACCGGACGATCAACAGCCGAAATCAGCATTCATAAAAATTAACAAAATAACGCAGGAGCGCGAACATGCAATTTAG
- a CDS encoding GNAT family N-acetyltransferase: MVLTGDITVLRPLAITDAALTFRWRQSQRAKFLQRGAKTVEAQEQWIATAVQSRDLNFIMEFRDEPVGMIALQEMNHLHKNAVLGRLLIGEPEKVGNAPVAFEAELLLLDHLFLDLDFHKLYGEIAEDNIAMIKTRDFLGYHRDGLLRDHYNFDGTFKNAVAVSLLKNEYVQTTRKKLVDLIRLLGKMG, encoded by the coding sequence ATGGTTTTGACTGGCGACATAACCGTTTTGCGGCCTTTGGCGATCACCGATGCTGCGCTAACATTTCGCTGGCGGCAAAGCCAGCGGGCAAAATTTCTTCAGCGCGGAGCGAAAACGGTGGAAGCGCAGGAACAGTGGATCGCAACCGCAGTTCAGTCCCGCGATCTGAATTTTATCATGGAATTTCGAGATGAACCAGTGGGCATGATCGCACTGCAGGAAATGAACCATCTTCACAAAAACGCGGTGCTCGGGCGGTTGCTCATCGGCGAACCGGAGAAGGTTGGCAATGCACCGGTTGCGTTCGAAGCGGAACTGTTGCTGCTGGATCACCTGTTTCTCGACCTCGATTTCCACAAGCTATACGGTGAAATTGCGGAAGATAACATTGCAATGATCAAGACACGGGATTTTCTCGGTTATCACCGGGACGGGCTGCTGCGCGATCACTACAATTTCGATGGTACCTTCAAAAACGCGGTTGCGGTATCGCTGCTAAAAAATGAATACGTTCAAACTACCCGCAAAAAGCTGGTCGATTTGATTCGTCTACTCGGAAAAATGGGCTGA
- a CDS encoding class I SAM-dependent methyltransferase has translation MIEFATKQDVYPNFSKIVDIVSAQNPLQKKSIRNFVNRQDERYWDFAENLCKQLRRSYLTTDEEWAEAARSYNCTCKEILHLQIRFQETGVYPTENAGAANENVYSQDSKMRAYIVGLLFSYLFWPNHYQMFAFFQDHLATIPVSDCLEVGVGHGLFTTEVKHRYPGANMTWIDISKTSLELATDMLGTFDINPAEVHAIHGDYLKTDLGDRKFDFLIMGEVLEHVDDAPGFMARAYQLLRPGGRIFMSTCANCPAVDHVYHFHNINEIRNLVRNAGLTIVDDLALPADPVDESEWEKKLVTINYCGIFGRE, from the coding sequence ATGATTGAATTTGCCACAAAACAGGACGTTTACCCAAATTTCTCGAAAATTGTGGACATCGTTTCCGCGCAAAATCCGTTGCAGAAAAAGAGCATCCGTAATTTTGTCAACCGTCAGGATGAGCGCTATTGGGATTTCGCCGAAAACCTCTGCAAACAGCTCCGCCGGAGCTATCTGACCACCGACGAAGAATGGGCGGAAGCCGCGCGATCGTATAATTGCACCTGCAAGGAAATTTTGCACCTGCAAATCAGATTTCAGGAAACGGGCGTTTATCCAACCGAAAACGCCGGTGCTGCCAACGAAAATGTGTATTCGCAGGACAGCAAAATGCGGGCATACATCGTCGGACTGCTGTTTTCGTATCTGTTCTGGCCAAATCATTACCAGATGTTTGCGTTTTTTCAGGATCATCTCGCGACAATTCCGGTATCGGATTGCCTCGAAGTTGGTGTTGGTCACGGGTTGTTCACCACGGAAGTGAAGCATCGCTATCCCGGCGCGAACATGACCTGGATCGACATCAGCAAAACCTCGCTGGAACTGGCGACTGATATGCTCGGCACATTTGACATCAATCCGGCGGAAGTGCACGCTATCCACGGCGACTACCTCAAAACCGATCTCGGCGACCGGAAATTTGACTTCCTGATCATGGGCGAAGTGCTCGAACATGTGGACGATGCACCGGGATTTATGGCACGCGCTTATCAATTACTTCGTCCCGGCGGACGGATTTTTATGTCCACCTGTGCGAATTGTCCGGCTGTTGATCACGTGTATCATTTCCACAACATCAATGAAATCAGAAATTTAGTGCGCAATGCCGGATTGACGATTGTCGATGATCTGGCCCTCCCGGCGGATCCGGTGGACGAATCGGAATGGGAAAAGAAACTCGTGACGATCAATTATTGCGGCATTTTTGGACGGGAATAA
- a CDS encoding AMP-binding protein, producing MQAINTILGRMREKGDQPAIFWENNALSYRNFCEMIEEWVARLPETGVGAGSVCAVLSDYSPQTCALFFALMTRKAIIVPFTPEIEKDMPELLPIAGVQHLFRFDRDDNWQQESLPDAGQNALVETFRSRQSPGLIVFTSGSTGKPKGILHDCERVMQKFVAERNGWRTVLFLMMDHFGGFNTLLSAFTYGGAAVCLPSRSPDDVCAAIAASGADLLPTTPTFLNLLIASGVYRSHDLSSIKLITYGTEVMPDATLKKTREIFPNAKLKQTYGLSELGVLRSKSESDDSPWVKIGGDGFEVKIIDSTLWVRSQANMIGYLNAPNAIDADGWMCTGDKVQVRGEFMRILGRKSDMINVGGQKVFPLEIENVLLEAENIGEASVFAQPHPIMGQVVYAKVSLIQPEDPVMLTERLRKHCFQRLAKYKVPLRFRIAATDDLHSDRFKKIRQE from the coding sequence ATGCAAGCCATCAACACCATTTTGGGAAGAATGCGCGAGAAAGGCGATCAGCCTGCTATTTTCTGGGAAAACAACGCTTTAAGTTACCGGAATTTTTGCGAAATGATCGAAGAATGGGTAGCGCGGTTGCCGGAAACCGGCGTCGGTGCGGGCAGTGTTTGCGCCGTGCTCAGCGATTATTCGCCGCAAACCTGTGCACTGTTTTTCGCGTTGATGACGCGCAAAGCGATTATCGTTCCGTTCACGCCGGAAATCGAAAAAGACATGCCGGAGCTGCTGCCAATTGCCGGCGTGCAACACCTGTTTCGCTTCGATCGCGATGACAACTGGCAGCAAGAATCGCTGCCGGACGCCGGACAAAATGCGCTGGTGGAAACGTTTCGCAGCCGGCAATCGCCGGGACTGATCGTTTTTACCTCCGGCTCCACCGGCAAACCCAAAGGCATTTTGCACGATTGCGAGCGCGTGATGCAAAAATTTGTCGCGGAACGCAACGGCTGGCGCACGGTGTTATTTTTGATGATGGATCATTTCGGTGGGTTCAATACACTGCTTTCCGCGTTCACGTATGGCGGCGCTGCGGTATGTTTGCCGAGCCGTTCGCCGGATGATGTTTGTGCAGCAATCGCTGCATCGGGGGCGGATTTATTGCCCACAACGCCGACATTTCTAAACCTGCTGATCGCCTCCGGCGTGTATCGATCTCACGATTTATCTTCAATTAAACTAATTACTTACGGCACAGAAGTAATGCCGGATGCAACGCTGAAAAAAACCCGGGAAATTTTCCCGAATGCCAAATTGAAGCAAACTTACGGATTATCCGAGTTGGGCGTTTTGCGCTCCAAGTCGGAGAGCGACGATTCACCGTGGGTGAAAATCGGCGGCGACGGATTCGAGGTAAAAATCATCGACAGCACGCTGTGGGTGCGCTCGCAGGCGAATATGATCGGCTATCTCAACGCGCCAAACGCCATCGACGCGGATGGCTGGATGTGCACCGGCGACAAAGTGCAGGTGCGCGGCGAATTCATGCGCATCCTCGGGCGAAAATCGGACATGATCAACGTTGGCGGACAAAAAGTATTTCCACTGGAAATCGAAAATGTACTGCTGGAAGCGGAGAACATCGGCGAAGCCAGCGTTTTTGCCCAGCCGCACCCGATTATGGGGCAGGTGGTTTACGCAAAAGTGTCGCTCATCCAACCGGAAGATCCGGTGATGCTCACTGAACGGCTGCGCAAACATTGTTTCCAGCGGCTGGCAAAATACAAAGTGCCATTGCGCTTTCGCATTGCTGCAACAGATGATTTGCACAGCGATCGTTTCAAAAAAATCCGGCAGGAATAA
- a CDS encoding ketoacyl-ACP synthase III has product MTEKGTYGVGIIGVGKYIPSKAMTNATVAELTGIPAETIEQKTGVRNRFIAADDETASGMSAAALNQAFAMAQISPEALAQLVVCTFTGDYVYPAVACKVLDLVGAKNAGGFDIMANCTGFQVGLGVVSDRMLADSSVENGAVIGTALQSRYINWNDPDSAIYFGDGAGAAILGKVPEGYGIIANEIFTNAKVYDSVRLRGGGSSFPMRPENINDGLQYYEMNGMEVWKQVVQYQPKVIRRALEKVGKTVADVDFFIFHQANLRLIEYLMGKMKQPMSKTHTNVAEIGNTADASLAIALCDAVTAGKIKRGDTVVISGVGAGFTFGATVIRWF; this is encoded by the coding sequence ATGACGGAAAAAGGAACATACGGCGTCGGGATAATCGGTGTGGGCAAATACATCCCGTCCAAAGCGATGACCAACGCAACCGTAGCGGAACTCACCGGCATTCCCGCCGAAACCATCGAGCAGAAAACCGGTGTGCGCAACCGATTCATCGCTGCGGATGATGAAACGGCTTCGGGCATGTCCGCCGCCGCGCTCAATCAGGCGTTCGCAATGGCGCAAATTTCGCCGGAAGCGCTCGCGCAACTGGTCGTTTGCACCTTCACGGGCGATTATGTGTATCCCGCAGTTGCCTGCAAAGTGCTCGATCTGGTCGGCGCAAAAAATGCCGGCGGATTCGATATTATGGCAAATTGCACCGGTTTTCAGGTTGGATTGGGCGTTGTTTCCGACCGGATGCTGGCGGATTCGTCCGTCGAAAATGGCGCGGTGATCGGCACGGCGCTGCAATCGCGATACATCAATTGGAATGATCCCGATTCCGCCATTTATTTCGGTGACGGCGCCGGTGCAGCCATTCTCGGCAAAGTGCCGGAAGGTTACGGCATCATCGCGAACGAAATTTTTACAAACGCAAAAGTATATGATTCTGTTCGGCTTAGGGGCGGCGGCTCCAGTTTCCCGATGCGCCCGGAAAACATCAACGACGGGCTGCAATATTACGAAATGAACGGCATGGAAGTGTGGAAACAGGTCGTGCAATATCAGCCAAAAGTGATTCGCCGGGCGCTCGAAAAGGTTGGTAAAACCGTTGCGGACGTCGATTTTTTCATTTTTCACCAGGCAAATTTACGACTAATCGAATATTTGATGGGCAAAATGAAACAGCCGATGAGCAAAACACACACAAACGTCGCGGAAATCGGGAATACGGCGGATGCGTCGCTGGCCATCGCGCTTTGCGATGCGGTCACTGCAGGAAAAATCAAACGTGGCGATACGGTGGTCATCTCCGGCGTCGGCGCGGGATTCACCTTTGGCGCAACCGTGATCCGGTGGTTTTGA
- a CDS encoding WxcM-like domain-containing protein: protein MEDIKITSTPKTVTVQNSCKIVDFPIVHDRRGNLTFIEGQHHIPFDIKRVYYLYDVPGGADRGGHAHKDLHQLLIAMSGSFDVHVDNGHRQETYHLNRSYYGLYIPNMVWRYIDNFSSGSVCLVLASEYYEESDYYREHEEFKRAIREQNGNTVY, encoded by the coding sequence ATGGAAGATATCAAAATTACATCTACACCCAAAACGGTCACGGTTCAAAATAGTTGTAAAATTGTTGATTTTCCAATTGTGCACGACCGGCGCGGGAACCTCACTTTTATTGAGGGACAGCATCACATTCCTTTCGATATCAAACGAGTGTATTATTTGTATGACGTTCCCGGCGGTGCCGATCGCGGCGGACATGCACACAAAGATCTGCATCAACTGTTGATCGCCATGTCCGGTAGTTTTGATGTGCATGTGGACAATGGCCATCGCCAGGAAACATACCACCTAAATCGTTCATATTATGGACTTTACATTCCCAACATGGTTTGGCGATATATCGACAATTTTTCATCCGGCTCGGTGTGTCTGGTGCTTGCTTCGGAATATTACGAAGAATCAGATTATTACCGTGAGCACGAAGAATTTAAACGTGCGATAAGGGAGCAAAATGGCAATACAGTTTACTGA
- a CDS encoding MBL fold metallo-hydrolase: MAFFSTIGNFEIITIPNGAWRQNCYVVRHTPANHAIVVDPGSDAQAIIAALKNTGASLQHILLTHAHHDHVGAAAEICREFDLPCTLHSDDLRLLRHAPLYALRFEGKTIDVPKNCQTFDQISPIEFGGNAVSVIHTPGHTRGSVAIAFDNFIFTGDTLMKNHLGRTDLPGGDRETLLRSVDAICENASPDTVIFPGHGPQWTIGEAKIWLAANDFSAETRTAEFAGQF, encoded by the coding sequence GTGGCTTTTTTCAGCACAATTGGGAATTTTGAAATTATCACCATCCCGAATGGCGCATGGCGGCAGAATTGTTATGTCGTTCGCCACACTCCCGCAAATCATGCAATTGTGGTTGATCCGGGCAGTGATGCTCAAGCAATCATCGCTGCGCTGAAAAATACCGGTGCGAGTTTGCAACATATACTGCTCACCCATGCGCATCACGATCATGTGGGCGCGGCTGCGGAAATCTGCCGCGAATTCGATTTGCCCTGCACGCTGCATTCGGATGATCTGCGGCTGCTCCGGCATGCGCCATTGTATGCGTTGCGGTTCGAAGGCAAAACCATCGATGTGCCAAAAAATTGTCAAACGTTCGATCAAATTTCGCCCATCGAGTTTGGCGGAAACGCTGTTTCCGTGATCCACACGCCCGGACACACGCGCGGCAGCGTGGCAATTGCGTTCGACAATTTCATTTTTACTGGCGATACGCTGATGAAAAATCACCTCGGCAGAACCGATTTGCCCGGCGGCGACCGCGAAACATTACTGCGCTCGGTCGATGCGATTTGTGAAAACGCATCGCCGGATACCGTAATTTTTCCCGGGCACGGTCCGCAGTGGACCATCGGTGAAGCAAAAATATGGCTGGCGGCAAACGATTTCTCCGCAGAAACCCGTACTGCAGAATTCGCCGGACAGTTTTAA
- a CDS encoding MBL fold metallo-hydrolase, with the protein MAEMLKIGEYEITRIVTGSEGTNCYIVYHEPTNEMLLIDPGDEPRKISRALNENLGELRYILLTHAHHQNAGAAARISDEYSVPCAVQKGDLRLLRCMPQTALEEVGRVIEAPMGYRAFEGEPEFYFAGEQFFVTHTPGHTAGSVCYRFNGFVFTGDTLNHKTMTDTDCPGACPEKLDASIKKLFENCENNTVIFPGRGASWQLKQAKQWWEKTTAKELELEIS; encoded by the coding sequence GTGGCAGAAATGTTAAAAATCGGCGAGTACGAGATCACAAGGATTGTGACAGGTTCAGAAGGCACCAACTGTTATATTGTATATCACGAGCCTACCAACGAAATGCTACTCATAGATCCGGGTGATGAACCGCGGAAAATCAGCCGTGCACTCAACGAAAATCTAGGTGAGCTGCGTTATATTTTATTGACACACGCCCATCATCAAAATGCTGGCGCTGCTGCGCGAATCAGCGATGAATACAGCGTTCCCTGTGCCGTTCAAAAAGGAGATCTGCGCCTGCTCCGTTGCATGCCGCAAACGGCACTGGAAGAAGTTGGTCGCGTAATTGAGGCACCAATGGGATACCGCGCTTTCGAAGGCGAACCGGAATTTTATTTCGCCGGCGAGCAATTTTTTGTTACCCACACCCCCGGGCACACCGCCGGCAGCGTTTGTTATCGCTTCAACGGTTTCGTTTTTACCGGCGATACACTGAATCACAAAACCATGACCGATACAGATTGTCCGGGCGCATGTCCCGAAAAACTGGATGCTTCGATCAAAAAATTATTTGAAAATTGCGAAAACAATACGGTTATTTTCCCGGGAAGGGGCGCAAGCTGGCAGTTGAAACAGGCAAAACAATGGTGGGAAAAAACAACTGCAAAAGAGTTGGAATTGGAAATAAGTTAA
- a CDS encoding acyl carrier protein produces the protein MGSELINEDTSVDTVETWDSLKHLNLILALEAEFDVTFSEEQTVEMLNYPLIKAVLQEHDVQFESAAITVG, from the coding sequence ATTGGCAGCGAACTGATTAACGAGGACACGTCCGTGGACACGGTGGAAACGTGGGATTCGCTGAAACACCTCAACCTGATTCTGGCGCTGGAAGCCGAATTCGACGTGACGTTCAGCGAAGAACAGACCGTGGAAATGCTCAATTATCCACTGATCAAAGCGGTGCTGCAGGAGCACGATGTGCAGTTTGAATCCGCAGCAATTACAGTTGGCTAA
- a CDS encoding MerR family transcriptional regulator: MNVDQAELLKVREVCELLSISPHTLRYWEKEFEGYLNPYRSKGGHRLYDDHNIRKLLEIRFLLKEELYSINGAKNRLNISARNR, encoded by the coding sequence ATGAACGTTGATCAGGCAGAGTTGTTGAAGGTCAGGGAAGTTTGCGAATTACTGAGCATTTCACCGCACACGCTGCGCTATTGGGAAAAAGAATTTGAAGGCTACCTGAATCCGTATCGCAGTAAAGGCGGCCATCGCTTATACGACGATCATAACATACGGAAATTATTGGAGATACGGTTCCTTCTAAAAGAGGAATTGTATAGCATCAACGGTGCAAAAAACCGCTTAAATATTTCCGCGAGAAACAGATAA
- a CDS encoding SDR family oxidoreductase: protein MTDGQTMAITGTSKGLGRAIAEFYLQKGFRVAGCSRSDATLAHDNYHHSAVDVTDEAAVARWIRTVKSHFGHIDVLICNAGSAPATLLLTMTPGKTLDNVLRTNVMGTFFAAREAAKVMMRQKSGRIITVSSMAVGLHQIGTSAYAASKSAIVETTKILAKELAEFGVTANVIAPSMVMTDAVDALGEAVIAKALNDLTLKRTLSIDEICNVITFLIAPESACITGQVLQMGLVS from the coding sequence ATGACAGACGGGCAAACCATGGCAATTACCGGCACCAGCAAAGGCTTGGGGCGGGCAATCGCTGAATTCTATTTGCAAAAAGGATTCCGGGTTGCCGGATGCAGCCGCAGCGACGCGACGCTGGCACACGATAATTATCACCACAGCGCAGTGGATGTGACCGACGAAGCCGCCGTTGCCCGCTGGATTCGCACGGTGAAATCGCATTTCGGGCACATCGACGTGCTGATTTGCAACGCCGGCAGCGCACCCGCAACCCTGCTCCTCACAATGACGCCGGGGAAAACCCTCGATAACGTTTTGCGAACCAACGTGATGGGCACATTTTTCGCCGCACGCGAAGCCGCAAAAGTGATGATGCGCCAAAAATCCGGGCGAATTATCACGGTTTCGTCGATGGCGGTTGGATTACACCAGATTGGAACGTCGGCGTACGCCGCATCGAAAAGCGCAATTGTTGAAACCACCAAAATTCTCGCGAAAGAATTGGCGGAATTTGGGGTGACGGCAAATGTGATCGCACCGTCGATGGTGATGACCGATGCGGTGGACGCACTCGGCGAAGCTGTCATCGCAAAAGCGTTGAACGATCTCACGCTGAAACGCACGCTGAGCATCGATGAAATTTGCAATGTTATCACATTTTTGATCGCGCCGGAAAGCGCGTGCATCACCGGACAAGTGTTGCAAATGGGACTGGTCAGTTGA